Proteins encoded by one window of Gemmatimonadales bacterium:
- the coxB gene encoding cytochrome c oxidase subunit II, which translates to MPLRIAATRRWAFPLASMLGALGLALAGCSPEHYPQTALKPLSDFAKIGDDIQTTTFWWALGVFILVEGALVYAIFRFRGKPGDPEPKQIHGNTAVEIIWTAVPALILAAIAVPTVKGIFSTAATPHGDVLTVEVIGHQWWWEFRYPELHITTANELHVPVGQTVATKMGTIDVIHSFWAPRFAGKRDVFPNRETRLWFKADKAGEYSGQCAEFCGIQHGRMAFRIKAQTPAEFQAWVSHMQTLGAKPAATGAAPATAPAGSVSTASAGATVKPTQGAAQQNAAPRDSGATLQAPAAPQDPAYAAGEKLFTAKGCIGCHSLAAFNAPTGMIGPNLANVGARTYIAAGTLKNTDENLSRWIQNAQAIKQGVLMPNLGVKPDEARSLVAFLRAHQ; encoded by the coding sequence ATGCCCCTCAGGATTGCCGCCACCCGACGCTGGGCATTTCCGTTGGCCTCGATGCTCGGCGCCCTCGGGCTGGCTCTGGCCGGCTGCAGCCCGGAGCACTACCCCCAGACCGCCCTCAAGCCGCTCTCCGACTTCGCCAAGATCGGCGACGACATCCAGACGACCACCTTCTGGTGGGCGCTGGGCGTGTTCATTCTGGTGGAAGGTGCGCTGGTGTACGCCATCTTCCGCTTCCGGGGCAAGCCGGGCGACCCGGAGCCCAAGCAGATCCACGGGAACACCGCGGTGGAGATCATCTGGACGGCGGTCCCCGCGCTGATCCTCGCGGCCATCGCGGTGCCGACGGTGAAGGGCATCTTCTCGACCGCCGCCACTCCCCATGGCGACGTGCTCACGGTGGAGGTCATCGGGCACCAGTGGTGGTGGGAGTTCCGCTATCCGGAGCTGCACATCACCACCGCCAACGAGCTGCACGTGCCGGTGGGGCAGACGGTCGCCACCAAGATGGGGACGATCGACGTCATCCACAGCTTCTGGGCGCCGCGTTTCGCCGGCAAGCGGGACGTCTTTCCCAACCGGGAGACCCGGCTCTGGTTCAAGGCCGACAAGGCGGGCGAGTACTCGGGGCAGTGTGCCGAGTTCTGCGGCATACAGCACGGCCGGATGGCGTTCCGGATCAAGGCGCAGACTCCGGCGGAGTTCCAGGCGTGGGTGTCTCATATGCAGACACTGGGGGCCAAGCCCGCGGCCACCGGAGCCGCTCCGGCCACCGCTCCCGCCGGTTCGGTGAGCACGGCAAGCGCGGGCGCCACGGTCAAGCCAACGCAGGGCGCGGCGCAGCAGAACGCCGCGCCGCGTGATTCGGGCGCCACGCTCCAGGCGCCGGCCGCTCCCCAGGACCCGGCCTATGCCGCGGGCGAGAAGCTCTTCACGGCCAAGGGGTGCATCGGCTGCCACTCGCTCGCCGCATTCAACGCGCCGACCGGCATGATCGGGCCCAACCTGGCGAACGTGGGGGCCCGGACGTACATCGCCGCCGGCACCCTCAAGAATACCGACGAGAACCTGTCCCGCTGGATTCAGAACGCCCAGGCCATCAAGCAAGGGGTGCTGATGCCGAACCTCGGCGTCAAGCCGGACGAGGCCCGCTCGCTCGTCGCCTTCCTTCGCGCTCACCAATAA
- a CDS encoding GreA/GreB family elongation factor encodes MITGSIITTWESSSQADSYFAWSTMIREMREKLSREIDQLSHELNILLPQAIAQAVELGDLRENSEYKAALERQQFVQARLGQLHQRLNQLSQLANTEAPTDRVGLGSRVTVLDLETNDTDTYMVVLAEMMDFDAGHISLASPLGRALANGRVGDEVSLRLPSAVRRLRILELTTAHQTEGTGISGSA; translated from the coding sequence TTGATCACAGGTTCCATCATCACTACCTGGGAATCCTCCTCCCAGGCTGACTCTTATTTCGCCTGGTCCACCATGATCCGTGAGATGCGGGAAAAGCTGAGCCGGGAAATCGACCAGCTCAGCCATGAGCTCAATATTCTGCTGCCTCAGGCTATCGCCCAGGCGGTCGAGCTGGGCGATCTGCGAGAGAACTCCGAATACAAGGCGGCCCTCGAGCGCCAGCAGTTCGTGCAGGCACGCCTGGGACAGTTGCACCAGCGGCTGAATCAGTTGAGCCAGCTCGCCAACACGGAGGCGCCCACCGATCGCGTCGGGCTGGGCTCCCGGGTCACGGTGCTGGATCTCGAGACCAACGACACCGACACCTACATGGTAGTGCTGGCTGAGATGATGGACTTCGACGCCGGGCACATCTCGCTGGCCTCGCCGCTCGGACGGGCGCTCGCCAACGGCCGGGTGGGCGACGAGGTCAGCCTCCGCCTCCCCAGCGCGGTGCGCCGGCTTCGCATCCTGGAGCTGACCACGGCCCATCAAACCGAGGGTACCGGAATCTCCGGCTCGGCGTAA
- a CDS encoding co-chaperone GroES family protein, protein MEFPKKQLLVVGDRVLISAEDGDDRTRVGLYLPATAIDSQQVQTGLIVATGPGTPVADLSTLDDEPWKVGDREPRNRAMQARVGDHAIFFRKAAVEITFEETKYLVVPQAAILVLIRDDLPI, encoded by the coding sequence ATGGAATTCCCCAAGAAGCAGCTTCTGGTGGTGGGCGATCGGGTGCTGATCAGTGCCGAAGACGGAGATGATCGCACCCGGGTCGGCCTGTATCTGCCGGCTACCGCCATCGACTCCCAGCAGGTGCAGACCGGATTGATCGTCGCTACCGGCCCGGGCACCCCCGTCGCCGACCTCAGCACCCTGGATGACGAGCCCTGGAAAGTCGGCGATCGAGAGCCGCGGAATCGGGCCATGCAGGCCCGGGTCGGCGACCATGCCATCTTCTTCCGCAAGGCCGCGGTCGAGATCACCTTCGAGGAGACCAAGTACCTCGTCGTGCCGCAGGCCGCCATTCTGGTACTCATCCGGGACGACCTCCCCATCTGA
- a CDS encoding alpha/beta hydrolase, with amino-acid sequence MTVDARGYAEGTFAGAQEVPLFRRAWRPTEPPRAVLINVHGLGDHSGLYGALADRMVASGFAVHAFDLRGNGRSPGKRGHVDSWGDYREDLRRFVELVGREEPGRPLFLLGNSLGGLIVLEYALYHPEGLRGVMAAAPPLGRLTVPPVLLALGRVASRIWPSFTLKTGMDLSGLAQDPAVTAELLADPLFHRLGSARLSTEVQSAIARVQGRAAEFPLPLLVLHGSRDGMVPPDGSRTFVARVGHPDKRLIEYPEGRHVLFADTGREQVLADLERWIGRHL; translated from the coding sequence GTGACCGTGGACGCCCGAGGCTACGCAGAAGGCACCTTCGCCGGGGCACAGGAGGTCCCTCTCTTCCGGCGCGCCTGGCGCCCGACCGAGCCGCCTCGCGCCGTGCTCATCAATGTGCACGGTCTGGGTGACCACTCGGGGCTCTACGGCGCGCTTGCCGACCGCATGGTCGCTAGCGGGTTTGCGGTGCACGCCTTCGATCTCCGCGGCAACGGCCGCTCGCCCGGCAAGCGGGGCCACGTGGACTCCTGGGGCGACTACCGCGAGGATCTCCGCCGCTTCGTCGAGCTGGTTGGGCGGGAAGAGCCCGGCCGGCCGCTTTTCCTCCTGGGAAACAGCTTGGGCGGGCTCATCGTACTGGAGTACGCTTTGTATCACCCCGAGGGACTCCGGGGCGTGATGGCGGCGGCTCCTCCACTCGGCCGCCTCACGGTGCCGCCGGTGCTGCTGGCGCTCGGGCGGGTGGCGTCACGGATCTGGCCGAGCTTCACGCTGAAGACCGGCATGGACCTCTCCGGCCTCGCCCAGGACCCCGCTGTCACGGCCGAGCTGCTGGCCGATCCTCTGTTCCATCGGCTGGGCTCCGCCAGGCTTTCGACCGAGGTGCAGTCGGCGATCGCGCGGGTGCAGGGCCGCGCGGCGGAGTTCCCCCTCCCGCTCCTCGTGCTGCACGGCTCCCGCGACGGGATGGTCCCACCAGATGGAAGCCGGACGTTCGTCGCGCGGGTGGGCCATCCGGACAAGCGTCTGATCGAGTATCCCGAGGGCCGCCACGTGCTCTTCGCCGACACCGGCCGGGAGCAGGTGCTCGCCGATCTGGAGCGGTGGATCGGGCGCCATCTGTGA
- a CDS encoding DUF983 domain-containing protein → MSLALAPGRGIGYSVSVLRPFFRALRLRCPHCGGGPIFVSWTRLVPNCPTCGLGLERGEQGYWLGAYFFNLMLVETLFSVWVIGFLLWTWPTPPWDLFQVTTIILMLVASVAFFPFSKTLFLAFDLFVRPATEDDFALPHEEARRIRPDQQT, encoded by the coding sequence GTGAGCCTGGCCCTCGCACCCGGGCGCGGGATCGGCTACTCTGTATCCGTGCTGCGGCCGTTCTTCCGCGCCTTGCGCCTCAGGTGTCCCCATTGTGGCGGCGGACCGATCTTCGTGAGCTGGACCCGCCTCGTCCCCAATTGCCCCACGTGTGGTCTCGGCCTGGAACGGGGTGAGCAGGGGTACTGGCTCGGTGCGTACTTCTTCAACTTGATGCTGGTGGAGACGCTCTTCAGCGTCTGGGTGATCGGCTTCCTGCTCTGGACCTGGCCGACACCGCCGTGGGACCTGTTTCAGGTGACCACCATCATCTTGATGCTGGTGGCCTCGGTCGCCTTCTTCCCCTTCTCGAAGACCTTGTTTCTCGCGTTCGACCTGTTCGTGCGGCCAGCCACCGAAGACGACTTCGCGCTCCCGCACGAGGAAGCCCGCAGGATTCGCCCGGACCAGCAGACCTGA